Proteins encoded within one genomic window of Prauserella marina:
- a CDS encoding patatin-like phospholipase family protein has translation MTRGAKLAVVFSGGGAQAAYFGAGVARAIEDAGLDPCLLSGVSAGAINACGLAVGMDAATLADMWRRIDCADLFSLRFDAWSMFDPRRLVRRPLSNLPQNLLDAIGWRWLLDTSPSRRTFADYFGDGPLPVTEGKTVVVSAVDQSSAEVVRFTNALPPAHRGKAEYVETTIGVEHLLASTAAPLLFPPGKIGGNEYIDAGLVANTPLKPALAYEPDAAIVVGASGITRPAPSPTSLGETIGLIAENVAQSALLADYRHAETVNELAAAAPEATGKKRIELLLVEPDGLPFTASGFLRFNTADARALMAHGREVGGKLIAEWPALGVIAAGGRPR, from the coding sequence ATGACGAGGGGAGCGAAGCTGGCCGTGGTGTTCTCCGGCGGCGGGGCGCAAGCGGCCTACTTCGGCGCGGGAGTGGCGCGAGCGATCGAGGACGCGGGCCTCGACCCGTGCCTGCTGTCGGGAGTGTCGGCAGGGGCGATCAACGCCTGCGGTCTCGCGGTCGGCATGGACGCGGCCACACTCGCCGACATGTGGCGCAGAATCGACTGCGCGGACCTGTTCTCGCTGCGGTTCGACGCGTGGAGCATGTTCGATCCGCGCAGGCTCGTGCGAAGGCCGTTGAGCAACCTCCCGCAGAACCTGCTCGACGCCATCGGCTGGCGGTGGCTGCTGGACACCTCGCCGTCGCGGCGTACCTTCGCCGACTACTTCGGTGACGGCCCGCTGCCGGTCACCGAAGGAAAGACGGTCGTCGTCTCCGCCGTCGACCAGTCGAGCGCCGAGGTCGTCAGGTTCACCAACGCGCTACCGCCCGCGCACCGGGGCAAAGCCGAATACGTCGAGACCACCATCGGCGTCGAGCACCTGCTCGCGAGCACGGCGGCGCCGTTGCTGTTCCCGCCAGGCAAGATCGGCGGCAACGAGTACATCGACGCCGGTCTCGTCGCGAACACCCCGCTCAAACCCGCGCTTGCCTACGAACCGGACGCCGCGATCGTCGTCGGTGCGTCGGGCATCACGCGACCGGCGCCCTCGCCGACCTCGCTCGGCGAGACCATCGGCCTGATCGCCGAGAACGTCGCGCAGTCGGCGTTGCTCGCCGACTACCGGCACGCCGAGACGGTGAACGAACTCGCGGCCGCCGCGCCGGAGGCCACCGGAAAGAAGCGGATCGAACTGCTGCTCGTCGAGCCGGACGGCCTGCCCTTCACCGCATCGGGATTCCTGCGGTTCAACACCGCCGATGCCCGCGCTCTGATGGCGCACGGAAGAGAAGTCGGGGGCAAGCTGATCGCCGAATGGCCCGCGCTCGGCGTGATCGCTGCTGGAGGAAGGCCCCGATGA